The DNA segment GCCGCCACCTGCGACGCCGACCTGTCCGTCGCGGTCCTGGACCGCCTCGGCCGGCCCCGCTCCCTGCACTCCCAGGACCGGCACGCCACCCCCGCCCAGCGCCTCCTGGTCGCCGAACGCGACCGCGACTGCACCGCCCCCGGCTGCGGCGCACCGGCGTGGGCCTGCCACTACCACCACGTCGTCCACTGGTCCGACGGCGGACCCACCAGCATCGAGAACCTGATCCTGCTCTGCGGCCGGCACCACCGGGCCCTGCACGCCGGACGACTCGAAGCAAGGTTCGCCGAGAACGGGCTCCCGGAGACCCGCACCCTGCACCGCCACCTCGGACGGCTCGCCGACCCCGGACCGTGGACCCGCAACGACCACCCCGGCCTCCTGGCCCGAGCCCGGGAACTCGCCCTCGCCCTCCGAA comes from the Kineococcus endophyticus genome and includes:
- a CDS encoding HNH endonuclease signature motif containing protein gives rise to the protein AATCDADLSVAVLDRLGRPRSLHSQDRHATPAQRLLVAERDRDCTAPGCGAPAWACHYHHVVHWSDGGPTSIENLILLCGRHHRALHAGRLEARFAENGLPETRTLHRHLGRLADPGPWTRNDHPGLLARARELALALRSDDPPERTAA